From a single Sander vitreus isolate 19-12246 chromosome 4, sanVit1, whole genome shotgun sequence genomic region:
- the cass4 gene encoding cas scaffolding protein family member 4 isoform X3, giving the protein MASFFSMASSLTGEVYDVPSQARQVSLPTASTDPRRLPRKHSLIPISELEKRLDSPESLKCSNPEDCYVYAVPPPLHQDPNYDIPVPSATEAQQKMMGGYSTLPSPHKPEWIYDVPVGPEKQSPPQGSYHDTNCRQLYDTLPARAWPIQRTTLSLYDIPKPSSLDIPSPPKVLPRVPIYDKPPTQRLTEELVYAVPPQEEPLTRVLSDPSSDHIPLECRGDSSNAHELTRVRLQRMRNFLACTSFCDLPGSGESLVRKDDKQGSTLRLSAADSQRISTASSSSTSSCDSLALSSSSPEPLREVTLSQDEACRKLLDLQDSVCKAVPHLMEFVSSHWRSKEHLEKHLQEIKEAAEVIACSLTCFLYFALDVKGNARRLTDANLQTRLYKQLSIVEDSGVILQQTVSALNIAGWPLNTLCQDTGQVQTPDQLERFVMVARTVPEDIKRLVSIINANGKLLFRVPQKGAEPPNTTGQPETKKSPDGSAQGGDLVEDDNDYVELQTKNDFEKQQKEVQTEPKANATSVSNTAQADNNSSESGSGTEKPQPPSVSEHCRLYFGALQKAIGGFVGSLRDGQPPENFISQSKLVIMVGQRLVNTLCREAQSGASTQSLLYKSNHLCALLKQLAVATKKAAMHFPDKQALHEAQEFAKELAQRAQHFRISLDL; this is encoded by the exons ATG GCTTCATTCTTCAGCATGGCGTCCAGTCTAACAGGGGAGGTTTACGATGTTCCAAGCCAAGCAAGACAAGTTTCTCTTCCCACT GCATCAACAGATCCAAGACGTTTGCCACGAAAACACTCACTGATTCCAATTTCAGAGCTGGAAAAAAGATTAGACTCTCCGGAGAGTTTAAAGTGTAGCAATCCAGAAGACTGTTAT GTGTATGCAGTTCCACCACCTTTGCATCAAGACCCAAACTATGACATCCCTGTTCCCTCGGCCACAGAAGCTCAACAGAAGATGATGGGTGGATACAGTACCCTTCCAAGCCCCCACAAGCCTGAGTGGATTTATGATGTGCCAGTGGGTCCTGAGAAACAAAGTCCACCCCAAGGCTCCTACCATGATACCAATTGCAGGCAGCTCTATGACACTCTTCCAGCACGTGCTTGGCCCATTCAAAGAACAACTCTTTCGCTTTATGATATACCAAAACCCAGTTCGCTTGACATCCCGAGTCCACCCAAAGTCCTGCCAAGGGTCCCAATTTATGACAAGCCCCCAACTCAGAGGCTTACAGAGGAGTTAGTATATGCGGTTCCCCCACAGGAGGAACCTCTCACACGAGTTCTCAGTGATCCTTCCAGTGATCATATACCCCTAGAGTGCAGGGGCGATTCAAGCAATGCTCATGAACTCACCAGGGTGCGTCTGCAGCGAATGAGAAACTTCCTGGCATGTACGTCTTTCTGTGACCTTCCTGGAAGTGGGGAGTCACTGGTGCGGAAGGACGACAAACAAGGTAGTACCCTACGTCTCTCTGCAGCAGACAGTCAAAGAATCAGCAcggcctccagctcctccaccagCTCCTGTGACTCTCTGGCTCTGAGCTCATCCTCACCCGAGCCTCTGCGAGAAGTGACGCTCAGTCAGGACGAGGCCTGTCGCAAACTTCTGGACCTGCAGGATTCCGTTTGCAAGGCCGTTCCCCATCTCATGGAGTTTGTCAGCAGTCACTGGAGGAGCAAAGAACATCTGGAGAAACACCTGCAGGAGATCAAAGAAGCAGCAGAGGTGATTGCATGTTCTTTGACTTGCTTCCTATACTTTGCGCTGGACGTTAAGGGCAATGCCCGTCGTTTGACCGATGCCAACCTTCAGACGAGGCTCTATAAACAGCTGTCCATCGTAGAAGACTCAGGTGTGATTCTACAACAAACAGTAAGTGCTCTAAACATAGCTGGCTGGCCCCTTAATACACTCTGTCAGGACACTGGGCAGGTCCAGACACCTGATCAACTGGAGCGCTTCGTTATGGTGGCGCGCACTGTTCCAGAGGACATTAAGCGCCTGGTGTCCATCATCAATGCCAATGGCAAGCTTCTGTTCAGAGTCCCTCAGAAAGGTGCAGAGCCTCCCAACACCACAGGTCAGccagagacaaagaaaagtcCTGATGGAAGTGCACAGGGAGGGGACTTGGTGGAGGATGACAACGACTATGTAGAGCTACAG ACTAAGAATGATTTTGAAAAGCAGCAGAAGGAAGTGCAGACGGAACCAAAGGCAAATGCCACATCAGTCTCTAACACGGCACAA GCTGATAACAACTCCTCTGAGTCCGGCAGTGGCACAGAAAAACCTCAACCACCCTCCGTGTCAGAGCACTGCCGGCTTTACTTTGGCGCTCTCCAGAAGGCCATTGGGGGATTTGTGGGCAGCCTTCGGGATGGCCAGCCACCAGAGAACTTCATTTCGCAAAGTAAGCTGGTGATCATGGTAGGCCAGAGACTGGTGAACACCCTGTGCAGGGAGGCCCAAAGTGGAGCGTCCACCCAGAGCCTCCTGTATAAGAGCAACCACCTGTGTGCTCTCCTAAAGCAGCTGGCTGTGGCAACCAAGAAGGCGGCGATGCACTTCCCAGATAAGCAAGCTCTGCACGAGGCTCAAGAGTTTGCAAAGGAACTGGCCCAAAGAGCACAGCACTTTCGGATATCGCTTGATCTCTGA
- the cass4 gene encoding cas scaffolding protein family member 4 isoform X2, translating to MNKLAKALYDNTAECADELAFRKGDIIMVIDQNVAGTSGWWMCSLYGRHGLAPANRLQLLPQTGTTARSFSHDQEKLKLTAAETNDSTQNIYQIPSVPRLSSSPAYERMDMIYKVPSTPLSASKSPVQPALSHSTQGPKGKKASFFSMASSLTGEVYDVPSQARQVSLPTASTDPRRLPRKHSLIPISELEKRLDSPESLKCSNPEDCYVYAVPPPLHQDPNYDIPVPSATEAQQKMMGGYSTLPSPHKPEWIYDVPVGPEKQSPPQGSYHDTNCRQLYDTLPARAWPIQRTTLSLYDIPKPSSLDIPSPPKVLPRVPIYDKPPTQRLTEELVYAVPPQEEPLTRVLSDPSSDHIPLECRGDSSNAHELTRVRLQRMRNFLACTSFCDLPGSGESLVRKDDKQGSTLRLSAADSQRISTASSSSTSSCDSLALSSSSPEPLREVTLSQDEACRKLLDLQDSVCKAVPHLMEFVSSHWRSKEHLEKHLQEIKEAAEVIACSLTCFLYFALDVKGNARRLTDANLQTRLYKQLSIVEDSGVILQQTVSALNIAGWPLNTLCQDTGQVQTPDQLERFVMVARTVPEDIKRLVSIINANGKLLFRVPQKGAEPPNTTGQPETKKSPDGSAQGGDLVEDDNDYVELQTKNDFEKQQKEVQTEPKANATSVSNTAQADNNSSESGSGTEKPQPPSVSEHCRLYFGALQKAIGGFVGSLRDGQPPENFISQSKLVIMVGQRLVNTLCREAQSGASTQSLLYKSNHLCALLKQLAVATKKAAMHFPDKQALHEAQEFAKELAQRAQHFRISLDL from the exons ATG AACAAACTTGCGAAGGCTCTGTATGACAACACTGCAGAGTGCGCAGATGAGCTGGCTTTCAGAAAAGGGGACATCATCATGGTGATAGATCAAAATGTGGCTGGCACCAGCGGATGGTGGATGTGTTCTCTTTATGGGCGGCATGGTCTGGCCCCTGCAAATAGACTCCAGCTTTTACCACAAACTGGAACCACTGCACGCTCGTTTAGCCACGACCAAGAAAAACTCAAattaactgctgctgaaactaATGACAGTACGCAAAATATCTACCAGATCCCGAGTGTACCCCGACTCTCTAGCAGCCCAGCTTATGAACGCATGGACATGATCTACAAGGTCCCATCAACACCTTTATCAGCTTCAAAAAGTCCAGTCCAGCCAGCACTTAGTCACAGCACACAAGGACCTAAGGGAAAAAAG GCTTCATTCTTCAGCATGGCGTCCAGTCTAACAGGGGAGGTTTACGATGTTCCAAGCCAAGCAAGACAAGTTTCTCTTCCCACT GCATCAACAGATCCAAGACGTTTGCCACGAAAACACTCACTGATTCCAATTTCAGAGCTGGAAAAAAGATTAGACTCTCCGGAGAGTTTAAAGTGTAGCAATCCAGAAGACTGTTAT GTGTATGCAGTTCCACCACCTTTGCATCAAGACCCAAACTATGACATCCCTGTTCCCTCGGCCACAGAAGCTCAACAGAAGATGATGGGTGGATACAGTACCCTTCCAAGCCCCCACAAGCCTGAGTGGATTTATGATGTGCCAGTGGGTCCTGAGAAACAAAGTCCACCCCAAGGCTCCTACCATGATACCAATTGCAGGCAGCTCTATGACACTCTTCCAGCACGTGCTTGGCCCATTCAAAGAACAACTCTTTCGCTTTATGATATACCAAAACCCAGTTCGCTTGACATCCCGAGTCCACCCAAAGTCCTGCCAAGGGTCCCAATTTATGACAAGCCCCCAACTCAGAGGCTTACAGAGGAGTTAGTATATGCGGTTCCCCCACAGGAGGAACCTCTCACACGAGTTCTCAGTGATCCTTCCAGTGATCATATACCCCTAGAGTGCAGGGGCGATTCAAGCAATGCTCATGAACTCACCAGGGTGCGTCTGCAGCGAATGAGAAACTTCCTGGCATGTACGTCTTTCTGTGACCTTCCTGGAAGTGGGGAGTCACTGGTGCGGAAGGACGACAAACAAGGTAGTACCCTACGTCTCTCTGCAGCAGACAGTCAAAGAATCAGCAcggcctccagctcctccaccagCTCCTGTGACTCTCTGGCTCTGAGCTCATCCTCACCCGAGCCTCTGCGAGAAGTGACGCTCAGTCAGGACGAGGCCTGTCGCAAACTTCTGGACCTGCAGGATTCCGTTTGCAAGGCCGTTCCCCATCTCATGGAGTTTGTCAGCAGTCACTGGAGGAGCAAAGAACATCTGGAGAAACACCTGCAGGAGATCAAAGAAGCAGCAGAGGTGATTGCATGTTCTTTGACTTGCTTCCTATACTTTGCGCTGGACGTTAAGGGCAATGCCCGTCGTTTGACCGATGCCAACCTTCAGACGAGGCTCTATAAACAGCTGTCCATCGTAGAAGACTCAGGTGTGATTCTACAACAAACAGTAAGTGCTCTAAACATAGCTGGCTGGCCCCTTAATACACTCTGTCAGGACACTGGGCAGGTCCAGACACCTGATCAACTGGAGCGCTTCGTTATGGTGGCGCGCACTGTTCCAGAGGACATTAAGCGCCTGGTGTCCATCATCAATGCCAATGGCAAGCTTCTGTTCAGAGTCCCTCAGAAAGGTGCAGAGCCTCCCAACACCACAGGTCAGccagagacaaagaaaagtcCTGATGGAAGTGCACAGGGAGGGGACTTGGTGGAGGATGACAACGACTATGTAGAGCTACAG ACTAAGAATGATTTTGAAAAGCAGCAGAAGGAAGTGCAGACGGAACCAAAGGCAAATGCCACATCAGTCTCTAACACGGCACAA GCTGATAACAACTCCTCTGAGTCCGGCAGTGGCACAGAAAAACCTCAACCACCCTCCGTGTCAGAGCACTGCCGGCTTTACTTTGGCGCTCTCCAGAAGGCCATTGGGGGATTTGTGGGCAGCCTTCGGGATGGCCAGCCACCAGAGAACTTCATTTCGCAAAGTAAGCTGGTGATCATGGTAGGCCAGAGACTGGTGAACACCCTGTGCAGGGAGGCCCAAAGTGGAGCGTCCACCCAGAGCCTCCTGTATAAGAGCAACCACCTGTGTGCTCTCCTAAAGCAGCTGGCTGTGGCAACCAAGAAGGCGGCGATGCACTTCCCAGATAAGCAAGCTCTGCACGAGGCTCAAGAGTTTGCAAAGGAACTGGCCCAAAGAGCACAGCACTTTCGGATATCGCTTGATCTCTGA
- the cass4 gene encoding cas scaffolding protein family member 4 isoform X1 produces the protein MTACVQQDAAILFTSHPRKLTKNKLAKALYDNTAECADELAFRKGDIIMVIDQNVAGTSGWWMCSLYGRHGLAPANRLQLLPQTGTTARSFSHDQEKLKLTAAETNDSTQNIYQIPSVPRLSSSPAYERMDMIYKVPSTPLSASKSPVQPALSHSTQGPKGKKASFFSMASSLTGEVYDVPSQARQVSLPTASTDPRRLPRKHSLIPISELEKRLDSPESLKCSNPEDCYVYAVPPPLHQDPNYDIPVPSATEAQQKMMGGYSTLPSPHKPEWIYDVPVGPEKQSPPQGSYHDTNCRQLYDTLPARAWPIQRTTLSLYDIPKPSSLDIPSPPKVLPRVPIYDKPPTQRLTEELVYAVPPQEEPLTRVLSDPSSDHIPLECRGDSSNAHELTRVRLQRMRNFLACTSFCDLPGSGESLVRKDDKQGSTLRLSAADSQRISTASSSSTSSCDSLALSSSSPEPLREVTLSQDEACRKLLDLQDSVCKAVPHLMEFVSSHWRSKEHLEKHLQEIKEAAEVIACSLTCFLYFALDVKGNARRLTDANLQTRLYKQLSIVEDSGVILQQTVSALNIAGWPLNTLCQDTGQVQTPDQLERFVMVARTVPEDIKRLVSIINANGKLLFRVPQKGAEPPNTTGQPETKKSPDGSAQGGDLVEDDNDYVELQTKNDFEKQQKEVQTEPKANATSVSNTAQADNNSSESGSGTEKPQPPSVSEHCRLYFGALQKAIGGFVGSLRDGQPPENFISQSKLVIMVGQRLVNTLCREAQSGASTQSLLYKSNHLCALLKQLAVATKKAAMHFPDKQALHEAQEFAKELAQRAQHFRISLDL, from the exons ATGACGGCATGTGTACAGCAGGACGCCGCTATCCTCTTCACATCCCACCCAAGGAAATTAACAAAG AACAAACTTGCGAAGGCTCTGTATGACAACACTGCAGAGTGCGCAGATGAGCTGGCTTTCAGAAAAGGGGACATCATCATGGTGATAGATCAAAATGTGGCTGGCACCAGCGGATGGTGGATGTGTTCTCTTTATGGGCGGCATGGTCTGGCCCCTGCAAATAGACTCCAGCTTTTACCACAAACTGGAACCACTGCACGCTCGTTTAGCCACGACCAAGAAAAACTCAAattaactgctgctgaaactaATGACAGTACGCAAAATATCTACCAGATCCCGAGTGTACCCCGACTCTCTAGCAGCCCAGCTTATGAACGCATGGACATGATCTACAAGGTCCCATCAACACCTTTATCAGCTTCAAAAAGTCCAGTCCAGCCAGCACTTAGTCACAGCACACAAGGACCTAAGGGAAAAAAG GCTTCATTCTTCAGCATGGCGTCCAGTCTAACAGGGGAGGTTTACGATGTTCCAAGCCAAGCAAGACAAGTTTCTCTTCCCACT GCATCAACAGATCCAAGACGTTTGCCACGAAAACACTCACTGATTCCAATTTCAGAGCTGGAAAAAAGATTAGACTCTCCGGAGAGTTTAAAGTGTAGCAATCCAGAAGACTGTTAT GTGTATGCAGTTCCACCACCTTTGCATCAAGACCCAAACTATGACATCCCTGTTCCCTCGGCCACAGAAGCTCAACAGAAGATGATGGGTGGATACAGTACCCTTCCAAGCCCCCACAAGCCTGAGTGGATTTATGATGTGCCAGTGGGTCCTGAGAAACAAAGTCCACCCCAAGGCTCCTACCATGATACCAATTGCAGGCAGCTCTATGACACTCTTCCAGCACGTGCTTGGCCCATTCAAAGAACAACTCTTTCGCTTTATGATATACCAAAACCCAGTTCGCTTGACATCCCGAGTCCACCCAAAGTCCTGCCAAGGGTCCCAATTTATGACAAGCCCCCAACTCAGAGGCTTACAGAGGAGTTAGTATATGCGGTTCCCCCACAGGAGGAACCTCTCACACGAGTTCTCAGTGATCCTTCCAGTGATCATATACCCCTAGAGTGCAGGGGCGATTCAAGCAATGCTCATGAACTCACCAGGGTGCGTCTGCAGCGAATGAGAAACTTCCTGGCATGTACGTCTTTCTGTGACCTTCCTGGAAGTGGGGAGTCACTGGTGCGGAAGGACGACAAACAAGGTAGTACCCTACGTCTCTCTGCAGCAGACAGTCAAAGAATCAGCAcggcctccagctcctccaccagCTCCTGTGACTCTCTGGCTCTGAGCTCATCCTCACCCGAGCCTCTGCGAGAAGTGACGCTCAGTCAGGACGAGGCCTGTCGCAAACTTCTGGACCTGCAGGATTCCGTTTGCAAGGCCGTTCCCCATCTCATGGAGTTTGTCAGCAGTCACTGGAGGAGCAAAGAACATCTGGAGAAACACCTGCAGGAGATCAAAGAAGCAGCAGAGGTGATTGCATGTTCTTTGACTTGCTTCCTATACTTTGCGCTGGACGTTAAGGGCAATGCCCGTCGTTTGACCGATGCCAACCTTCAGACGAGGCTCTATAAACAGCTGTCCATCGTAGAAGACTCAGGTGTGATTCTACAACAAACAGTAAGTGCTCTAAACATAGCTGGCTGGCCCCTTAATACACTCTGTCAGGACACTGGGCAGGTCCAGACACCTGATCAACTGGAGCGCTTCGTTATGGTGGCGCGCACTGTTCCAGAGGACATTAAGCGCCTGGTGTCCATCATCAATGCCAATGGCAAGCTTCTGTTCAGAGTCCCTCAGAAAGGTGCAGAGCCTCCCAACACCACAGGTCAGccagagacaaagaaaagtcCTGATGGAAGTGCACAGGGAGGGGACTTGGTGGAGGATGACAACGACTATGTAGAGCTACAG ACTAAGAATGATTTTGAAAAGCAGCAGAAGGAAGTGCAGACGGAACCAAAGGCAAATGCCACATCAGTCTCTAACACGGCACAA GCTGATAACAACTCCTCTGAGTCCGGCAGTGGCACAGAAAAACCTCAACCACCCTCCGTGTCAGAGCACTGCCGGCTTTACTTTGGCGCTCTCCAGAAGGCCATTGGGGGATTTGTGGGCAGCCTTCGGGATGGCCAGCCACCAGAGAACTTCATTTCGCAAAGTAAGCTGGTGATCATGGTAGGCCAGAGACTGGTGAACACCCTGTGCAGGGAGGCCCAAAGTGGAGCGTCCACCCAGAGCCTCCTGTATAAGAGCAACCACCTGTGTGCTCTCCTAAAGCAGCTGGCTGTGGCAACCAAGAAGGCGGCGATGCACTTCCCAGATAAGCAAGCTCTGCACGAGGCTCAAGAGTTTGCAAAGGAACTGGCCCAAAGAGCACAGCACTTTCGGATATCGCTTGATCTCTGA